Proteins found in one Aspergillus chevalieri M1 DNA, chromosome 2, nearly complete sequence genomic segment:
- the GPI1 gene encoding phosphatidylinositol N-acetylglucosaminyltransferase (COG:G;~EggNog:ENOG410PFBS;~InterPro:IPR007720;~PFAM:PF05024;~TransMembrane:8 (i235-255o261-281i346-364o406-428i435-454o466-490i511-536o542-567i);~go_component: GO:0016021 - integral component of membrane [Evidence IEA];~go_function: GO:0017176 - phosphatidylinositol N-acetylglucosaminyltransferase activity [Evidence IEA];~go_process: GO:0006506 - GPI anchor biosynthetic process [Evidence IEA]): protein MIMSDGLLRVFWPYDLPRSPVPGVIVGWRNSELDLFVLTVLEDVEPRNVDNALRAGILFRNSPHPIVQIFNLCGRSMMHVLGTTNPKNPPTTFKPSDLYVTTLPSCRVPQIYCPPEANLSVQVIMFHRPHPTRMEYMSLNPISLALGDKTSTAEGSGAMTTGDTEEAHEKVRSGKLVEKLKFHTVVKHFPSQKEQALPLIINQANCAYEMGKLMEKNSHLIGIRAKRSMSVGERVVESATTLWDLFVLGVSYVFWQWFWPVITRLFVIGLVFHRGVAEVVLQVLEWRARPDAAAVKDISATAQQVDIRLQQFCYWPIQYVKLRQRKDNWESVTTSHPDYIRFYNSLWLVANDVIIGIALGSYIIDNANWVAFQINNVLSGWTVEGLQGTISWLMDWPAGLKLNNELAAFLGDLFLWVIENWAACIANLQPYLPRVIYVVGCSSFAGASMPIALFSDLVSILTVHIYSFYIASARIFNWQLTIIISLFHLFRGKKRNVLRNRIDSCDYDLDQLLLGTILFTVLFFLLPTVVVFYLTFASARMLIISLKAALDTCLAFLNHFPLFALMLRVKDSRRLPGGIRFELREEHDKSNNNTPTTMSYIHLESIPLPLRAMFDQYFQLGHRLRKHYLSPRVIFCLVTGRFVPPIHRRNLYSMQYSMLPARRAGMAEVWAMLTQPKKGGSGGSGSSSGGGISTGGNGLLKVPAGFGQGDTRRRGHR, encoded by the exons ATGATCATGAGCGATGGTTTGCTACGGGTGTTTTGGCCATATGATCTCCCGCGCTCGCCGGTGCCAGGGGTGATTGTTGGATGGCGGAACTCGGAGCTGGATTTGTTTGTACTTACAGTgctggaggatgtggag CCTCGGAACGTCGACAATGCGCTGCGAGCCGGGATCCTCTTTCGCAATAGCCCCCATCCTATCGTACAGATTTTCAACCTTTGTGGAAGATCGATGATGCATGTTCTCGGAACAACGAATCCAAAAAATCCTCCTACGACATTTAAACCCTCAGACCTATACGTTACAACCCTGCCGTCATGTAGGGTGCCCCAGATTTATTGTCCGCCAGAGGCGAACCTCTCGGTCCAGGTCATCATGTTCCATCGCCCGCATCCGACCCGAATGGAGTACATGTCGCTGAACCCAATCTCTCTCGCGTTGGGCGACAAGACATCGACTGCGGAGGGATCCGGTGCGATGACCACAGGCGACACAGAGGAAGCACACGAAAAGGTTCGATCAGGGAAGTTAGTTGAGAAACTCAAATTTCACACAGTGGTCAAGCATTTTCCGTCGCAGAAAGAACAGGCGCTTCCTCTCATTATCAACCAGGCCAATTGCGCATACGAGATGGGAAAACTCATGGAAAAAAATAGTCACCTGATCGGGATCCGCGCGAAGAGAAGCATGAGCGTCGGAGAGCGCGTTGTGGAATCTGCTACTACCCTGTGGGATCTCTTTGTTCTCGGTGTCTCGTATGTATTCTGGCAGTGGTTTTGGCCCGTTATCACTCGGCTCTTCGTTATTGGTCTTGTGTTCCATCGCGGGGTCGCGGAGGTGGTCCTGCAGGTTCTTGAATGGCGCGCTCGCCctgatgctgctgctgtgaaAGACATATCAGCGACGGCCCAGCAGGTGGATATCCGGCTCCAGCAGTTTTGCTACTGGCCCATACAGTACGTCAAACTGCGTCAAAGGAAGGACAACTGGGAGAGCGTTACGACAAGCCATCCAGATTACATCCGGTTCTACAACAGTCTTTGGCTGGTTGCTAATGATGTGATTATTGGGATTGCTTTGGGATCGTACATCATCGACAATGCAAATTGGGTGGCTTTCCAAATCAATAACGTTCTCAGTGGCTGGACCGTCGAAGGATTGCAAGGAACAATCTCGTGGCTGATGGATTGGCCGGCTGGATTGAAACTCAACAATGAACTGGCTGCTTTCTTGGGTGACCTTTTCCTGTGGGTCATAGAGAATTGGGCAG CATGTATTGCAAATCTACAACCCTATCTTCCTCGCGTCATCTACGTTGTGGGCTGCTCAAGCTTCGCCGGAGCAAGCATGCCCATAGCGCTCTTCTCTGATCTTGTCTCCATCCTTACCGTCCATATCTACTCCTTCTACATCGCCTCTGCCCGTATTTTCAACTGGCAGCTTACGATTATAATATCCCTCTTCCATCTTTTTCGCGGCAAAAAGCGAAACGTGCTACGCAACCGTATAGACTCATGCGATTATGACCTCGATCAACTTCTTCTTGGAACGATCCTGTTCAccgtcctcttcttccttctgcCCACTGTCGTTGTCTTTTACCTGACCTTTGCATCCGCGCGGATGTTGATCATTTCGTTGAAAGCAGCGTTGGACACTTGTCTGGCGTTCTTGAATCATTTCCCGCTTTTTGCGTTAATGTTGCGGGTTAAGGATTCGAGGCGATTGCCAGGTGGTATTCGGTTTGAGCTTCGCGAGGAGCATGACAAGTCGAACAATAATACCCCCACTACTATGTCCTACATCCATCTCGAG TCTATCCCGCTCCCCCTCCGCGCGATGTTCGACCAATACTTCCAATTAGGCCATCGTCTTCGAAAGCATTATCTCTCTCCACGCGTAATCTTTTGTCTTGTAACCGGCCGTTTCGTACCGCCGATTCACCGCCGCAACCTGTACAGCATGCAATATAGCATGTTACCAGCACGTCGAGCCGGAATGGCAGAGGTGTGGGCCATGTTAACCCAGCCCAAGAAGGGCGGCAGTGGAGGTAGTGGTTCGTCGTCAGGCGGTGGGATAAGTACAGGAGGAAATGGATTACTCAAGGTCCCGGCGGGATTTGGACAGGGGGATACTAGGAGACGCGGACATCGATGA
- the MSH2 gene encoding mismatch repair ATPase MSH2 (BUSCO:EOG09260EPQ;~COG:L;~EggNog:ENOG410PF86;~InterPro:IPR027417,IPR036678,IPR036187,IPR007696, IPR011184,IPR016151,IPR032642,IPR000432,IPR007695, IPR007861,IPR007860;~PFAM:PF05188,PF05190,PF05192,PF00488,PF01624;~go_component: GO:0032300 - mismatch repair complex [Evidence IEA];~go_function: GO:0003677 - DNA binding [Evidence IEA];~go_function: GO:0005524 - ATP binding [Evidence IEA];~go_function: GO:0030983 - mismatched DNA binding [Evidence IEA];~go_process: GO:0006298 - mismatch repair [Evidence IEA]), whose amino-acid sequence MSSRPDLKVDDEVGFIRFYRSLPDNTNNETIRVFDRGDWYSAHGSNAEFIARTVYKTTAVLRNLGRSETGGLPSVTMSVTVFRNFLREALFRLNKRIEIWESGGTGKGQWKLGKQASPGNLQDVEEELGSVGGLALDATAPIILAVKISAKAEGRGVGVCFADASVRELGVSEFLDNDVYSNFESLVIQLGVKECLVQMDTGRKDVELGKIRTIADSCGIAISERPAADFGIKDIEQDLTRLLRDERSAGTLPQTELKLAMGSASSLIKYLGVMSDPTNFGQYQLYQHDLSQYMKLDSSALRALNLMPGPRDGSKSMSLFGLLNHCKTPVGSRLLAQWLKQPLMDIKEIEKRHTLVEAFVENTELRQTMQEEHLRSIPDLYRLAKRFQRKQANLEDVVRVYQVAIRLPGFVSSLDNVMDEQYQTPLETEYTAKLRQHSDSLAKLEEMVETTVDLDALENHEFIIKPEFDDSLRIIRKKLDKLRNDMDSEHRRVARDLDQEADKKLFLENHRVHGWCFRLTRTEAGCIRNKREYQECSTQKNGVYFTTSTMQSLRREHDQLSSNYNRTQTGLVHEVVAVAASYCPVLEQLAGVLAHLDVIVSFAHSSTHAPSSYVRPKMHPRGTGSTILKEARHPCMEMQDDISFITNDVSLVRDESSFLIITGPNMGGKSTYIRQIGVIALMAQTGCFVPCSEAELTIFDCILARVGASDSQLKGVSTFMAEMLETSNILKSATSESLIIVDELGRGTSTYDGFGLAWAISEHIVTEIRCFGLFATHFHELTALADRYPKSVKNLHVVAFIDGAEAKSEPTEDEKTKQQRQVTLLYRVEPGICDQSFGIHVAELVRFPEKVVNMARQKAEELEDFSSAEQPDKKEQQSALDGYSQEEVEEGSALLKAMLVKWKGEVEAPGKEGLTAAEKRQIMREIVNGDEKLRASKMFQGLKAL is encoded by the exons ATGTCTTCTCGACCTGACCTCAAG GTCGACGACGAAGTCGGTTTCATCCGCTTCTACCGCTCCCTCCCAGACAACACCAACAATGAAACCATCCGAGTCTTCGACCGCGGTGACTGGTACTCAGCGCACGGCTCGAACGCCGAGTTCATCGCCCGCACAGTCTACAAAACCACCGCCGTCCTGCGCAACCTCGGCCGCAGCGAGACAGGCGGTCTCCCCTCCGTAACGATGAGCGTGACGGTTTTCCGCAACTTCCTCCGCGAGGCGCTCTTCCGGCTAAACAAAAGAATTGAGATTTGGGAGTCTGGTGGTACGGGCAAGGGACAATGGAAGTTGGGGAAGCAGGCGAGTCCCGGGAATTTGCAGGATGTGGAGGAAGAACTGGGCAGTGTGGGTGGATTGGCGTTGGATGCGACAGCGCCAATTATACTTGCTGTGAAGATATCCGCGAAGGCGGAGGGGAGGGGCGTTGGTGTCTGCTTTGCGGATGCGAGTGTGCGGGAGTTGGGGGTTAGCGAGTTCTTGGATAATGATGTGTACTCGAACTTTGAGTCGTTGGTGATTCAGCTGGGCGTGAAGGAGTGTCTGGTGCAGATGGATACGGGGCGAAAGGATGTCGAGCTGGGCAAGATCAGGACGATTGCGGATAGCTGTGGAATTGCTATTTCGGAGCGGCCGGCGGCGGATTTCGGTATTAAGGATATCGAGCAGGATCTGACGCGGCTGCTGCGCGATGAGCGCTCAGCTGGGACGCTGCCGCAGACGGAGTTGAAGTTGGCCATGGGCTCCGCGTCCTCGTTGATCAAGTATCTCGGGGTTATGTCTGATCCGACCAATTTCGGGCAGTATCAGCTGTACCAGCATGATTTGTCGCAGTACATGAAGCTAGATTCGTCGGCGCTGCGTGCACTGAATCTCATGCCTGGTCCGCGCGATGGGTCGAAGAGTATGAGTCTGTTTGGGTTGCTGAATCACTGCAAAACGCCTGTGGGTAGCCGGTTGCTTGCGCAGTGGCTGAAGCAGCCGTTGATGGATATCAAGGAGATTGAGAAGCGGCATACGCTGGTCGAGGCGTTTGTTGAGAATACCGAGCTGCGACAGACTATGCAAGAGGAGCACCTGCGGTCTATTCCTGATTTGTACCGGCTGGCTAAGCGGTTCCAGCGCAAGCAGGCTAATCTAGAGGACGTCGTTCGTGTGTACCAAGTTGCTATTCGTCTGCCCGGGTTTGTCAGTTCTTTGGATAATGTTATGGATGAGCAGTACCAAACCCCCTTGGAGACGGAATATACGGCCAAGCTTCGACAGCACTCGGATAGCTTGGCTAAGCTTGAGGAGATGGTTGAGACGACGGTTGACCTTGATGCGCTGGAGAACCACGAGTTCATTATCAAGCCCGAGTTCGACGATAGCCTGCGCATTATTCGGAAGAAGCTGGATAAACTGCGGAATGACATGGACTCTGAGCATCGCCGTGTCGCACGGGATTTGGACCAGGAGGCAGACAAGAAGCTCTTCCTTGAGAACCATCGTGTGCACGGCTGGTGCTTCCGACTCACTCGTACCGAGGCGGGTTGTATCCGGAATAAGCGGGAGTATCAGGAATGCTCGACGCAGAAGAACGGCGTTTACTTTACCACGTCGACTATGCAGTCTCTTCGCCGCGAACATGACCAGCTGTCTTCGAATTATAACCGCACGCAGACCGGCCTCGTCCATGAAGTCGTCGCCGTTGCCGCGTCGTACTGCCCGGTCCTGGAACAGCTTGCCGGTGTGCTGGCCCATCTCGATGTCATCGTTAGCTTTGCGCATTCATCCACACATGCCCCGTCCTCCTATGTACGTCCGAAGATGCACCCGCGTGGCACGGGAAGCACAATTCTGAAAGAAGCCCGCCACCCATGCATGGAAATGCAGGATGACATCTCCTTCATCACCAACGACGTCTCCTTGGTCCGTGACGAGTCTTCGTTCCTTATCATCACTGGTCCTAATATGGGTGGTAAATCGACCTACATCCgacagattggtgtgattgcgcTCATGGCGCAGACTGGTTGCTTCGTCCCTTGCTCTGAAGCTGAATTGACCATCTTCGACTGTATACTCGCCCGTGTCGGTGCTAGTGACTCTCAGCTCAAGGGTGTTTCGACGTTCATGGCGGAAATGTTGGAGACTTCGAACATCCTCAAGTCGGCTACGTCGGAGTCTTTGATCATCGTCGATGAGTTGGGTCGTGGTACGAGTACGTATGATGGATTCGGTTTGGCCTGGGCTATTTCAGAGCACATAGTCACCGAAATCCGCTGCTTCGGACTCTTCGCGACCCACTTCCACGAACTGACAGCCCTCGCGGACCGATACCCCAAGTCAGTCAAGAACCTCCACGTCGTAGCCTTCATCGACGGCGCGGAAGCCAAGTCCGAGCCCACAGAAGATGAGAAAACCAAACAACAACGCCAAGTCACCCTCCTCTACCGCGTAGAACCCGGAATTTGCGACCAATCCTTCGGTATCCACGTCGCCGAGCTAGTCCGCTTCCCCGAGAAAGTCGTCAACATGGCTCGTCAGAAAGCAGAGGAACTCGAAGACTTTTCATCTGCAGAGCAGCCAGATAAGAAGGAACAGCAGTCTGCTCTTGACGGATACTCTCAGGAagaggttgaggagggtAGTGCATTGCTTAAGGCTATGCTGGTCAAGTGGAAGGGGGAGGTTGAAGCGCCTGGCAAGGAGGGATTGACGGCTGCTGAGAAGAGGCAGATTATGAGGGAGATTGTTAATGGGGATGAGAAGTTGAGGGCGAGTAAGATGTTTCAGGGTTTGAAGGCTTTGTAG
- a CDS encoding DNA replication factor Cdt1 C-terminal domain-containing protein (COG:S;~EggNog:ENOG410PQEH;~InterPro:IPR032054;~PFAM:PF16679), translated as MPRTSSRLAATLPRGQAGIQNFARATKPGATTAPSTKLDKPTVAHSLSHSPSKKRKLVEIENVASGGGVAASGAETRANDQQKQVENEAATPSKTLRFDELSVSSPQPRSGHHVTRSPSVRSQLRSTRGSVSVSEGIPQTPSKRSRSVTYNARSVPLSMSKSKSQPITKVVSRPPFFDELLKLHSAFLKALTLHSAHNGVIAPVDLREFLQAIGQVWRKRKVVVKDLQRLVWIWEQSQKQNGPKSPFRLANYGLGRVCLEREWAGRIDEAEWQEQFEQTLDLLWEKTLDSIPNLADDEEKKVAENFIETLGLSPIHECLTPLTSFRKGQQRLQDLKGGVIRMKTEKLRADSAKDDDSPALKTLLDATPNRRKSLLDRIKNKELRQSTLPPPPSKDMLLRRAAVERVEDVANVLASLRPVGYVGSGIKAMLAAQRKPFQIPTIVQYVQDSVRNPISSREVEICLEIMARADIAGNWVNFVTVKAAKMVVLKSCADVSPKELATKACSMKIGYYDESVAN; from the coding sequence ATGCCTCGTACTTCCTCCCGATTAGCCGCCACGCTCCCCCGGGGGCAGGCGGGCATCCAGAATTTTGCAAGAGCGACCAAGCCAGGAGCCACGACTGCCCCTTCCACGAAACTTGACAAGCCCACGGTCGCTCATTCCCTTTCTCACTCGCCATCGAAGAAACGGAAGCTAGTCGAGATCGAGAATGTGGCTAGTGGAGGAGGCGTCGCCGCGTCAGGGGCGGAAACCAGGGCGAACGATCAACAAAAGCAGGTCGAGAACGAAGCCGCTACACCCTCCAAGACACTTCGGTTCGATGAATTGTCCGTTTCGTCACCCCAGCCGCGCAGTGGTCATCATGTTACTCGATCGCCGTCGGTTCGGTCTCAATTGCGTTCTACGCGTGGGTCGGTGTCGGTGTCGGAGGGGATTCCTCAGACGCCGTCGAAGAGAAGTCGATCGGTGACGTACAATGCACGATCGGTGCCGCTGTCGATGTCGAAGTCGAAGTCACAGCCGATAACAAAGGTTGTTTCGCGTCCGCCTTTTTTCGATGAATTGTTGAAGTTGCATTCGGCTTTTTTGAAGGCTCTTACGCTTCATTCCGCGCATAATGGTGTTATCGCTCCTGTTGATTTAAGGGAATTTCTGCAGGCCATTGGACAAGtgtggaggaagagaaaagtcGTGGTAAAGGACTTGCAGCGCTTGGTGTGGATTTGGGAACAGTCTCAAAAGCAGAACGGACCGAAGTCGCCTTTCCGATTGGCGAACTACGGATTGGGACGTGTGTGTCTGGAACGAGAATGGGCAGGACGGATCGACGAGGCCGAATGGCAAGAGCAGTTCGAACAGACCCTCGACCTCCTTTGGGAGAAGACGCTCGATTCGATCCCGAACCTggctgatgatgaggagaaaAAGGTGGCTGAGAATTTTATCGAGACTCTGGGCCTTTCCCCCATCCACGAATGCCTTACGCCTCTGACCTCGTTCCGGAAGGGCCAGCAACGACTGCAGGATCTGAAGGGTGGTGTGATTCGAATGAAGACCGAGAAGCTTCGGGCGGATTCTGCGAAGGATGATGATAGTCCTGCGCTCAAGACCCTCCTCGATGCTACGCCGAACCGCCGCAAGAGTCTTTTGGATCGGATCAAGAACAAGGAGCTTCGTCAGTCCACGCTCCCGCCTCCGCCATCGAAGGATATGCTCCTTCGGCGTGCTGCCGTCGAGCGTGTCGAAGATGTGGCCAATGTGCTTGCCTCGTTGCGGCCGGTCGGATATGTCGGTTCCGGGATTAAGGCGATGTTGGCTGCTCAGAGGAAACCGTTCCAAATCCCGACGATCGTGCAGTATGTTCAGGACTCTGTCCGGAACCCCATCTCCTCCCGAGAGGTTGAGATCTGCCTCGAGATTATGGCCCGCGCTGACATCGCCGGGAACTGGGTGAACTTTGTCACTGTGAAAGCGGCAAAGATGGTCGTGTTGAAGTCTTGTGCCGACGTTTCCCCCAAGGAACTCGCGACCAAGGCATGTTCGATGAAGATTGGATATTATGACGAATCTGTTGCCAACTGA
- a CDS encoding uncharacterized protein (COG:S;~EggNog:ENOG410PR1H;~TransMembrane:1 (o6-23i)), with translation MAQSRTPVYLGLVGLGAGAFYLYRAGGDPKAATQELKADASKASGKAPSGARGVVAGENAGAEGTAVIDEAVNNARSSAKPDERIPEIAQQTTGKLEDARDKLNAGVDKLDRKVEEKATEAKSGLSGWFGK, from the exons ATGGCCCAAAGCAGAACTCCCGTTTACCTCGGTCTCGTTGGTCTGGGTGCCGGTGCTTTCTACCTGTACAGAGCGGGTGGTGACCCCAAAGCCGCCACTCAAGAATTGAAGG CCGACGCCAGCAAAGCCAGCGGTAAAGCCCCCAGCGGCGCGCGTGGTGTGGTTGCAGGCGAAAATGCCGGAGCGGAGGGCACTGCTGTAATTGATGAAGCT GTCAACAATGCCCGCTCGAGCGCCAAACCCGACGAACGCATTCCCGAGATCGCACAGCAGACAACCGGAAAACTTGAGGATGCTAGGGACAAGTTGAATGCAGGTGTTGACAAGCTCGACCGGAAGGTCGAGGAGAAAGCTACGGAGGCGAAGAGCGGGTTGTCGGGGTGGTTTGGGAAGTAA
- a CDS encoding uncharacterized protein (COG:K;~EggNog:ENOG410PGNP;~InterPro:IPR036236,IPR013087;~PFAM:PF00096), translating to MSSFLPVNNQISSPQDRPMEDANTPTPRASASNGAQTKRTSSCDEDTPRNLKDRDYDDPSRPATSSQRATPTAPAEEATLHHESDGEHSDHEPENGNNSNAPPSKKKKGQRFYCTDFPPCNLSFTRSEHLARHIRKHTGERPFQCHCSRRFSRLDNLRQHAQTVHVNEEIPGDSLAAMGTRFQRQIRTDRVRPQGRARAGTGPSSTGHSRGHSRNLSTSSIGSTASTFSQPPEIRRRPTSLIMPHDNNARTRLALDGMVEPPSTPPAQIRGSIPGPSVGGSPYTPSRMFTGAPEHLASPMSTASQASGFWDGKTAARRLSVPAGINPFVQQQPVHAYPPGYVGTPNQTTYAGPGGVYASPVSSNYSRDEAEADLRRRTWHPSTYSAYQRPATSGLSSYQTPDGAQQQQPSFSSANKQAEQHPPRLPGIESFDKVISQQRPLTPPGRRPSPMQLDSGNQQRPAPSYGFGGGFNYNAPAVRPPPPVSGPGHRRGHVSWDLSLHANLTGLNIRDKPFQRDAAQWGQQTIAEIQNVASRPSTSYQPSEHRGNPGPGHGWHSSTASGSSQATRTSPEDSSSSEGVHTPSTASLEYHPAIVHHNGSIEPHAPHHHSALASETSQSGYAPFSSQPNEGDHVNSKHESRSDLFNTTRDSGMGRLEALVAVATSEDKGAAKLFL from the exons ATGTCTTCCTTTTTACCCGTGAACAATCAAATATCCTCACCGCAGGATCGTCCGATGGAGGATGCGAATACCCCGACACCTCGCGCAAGTGCAAGCAACGGCGCACAAACAAAACGGACCAGCTCCTGCGACGAGGACACCCCGCGAAACTTGAAGGATCGCGATTACGATGACCCATCGCGGCCCGCAACGTCTTCCCAACGTGCCACCCCCACAGCGCCGGCGGAAGAGGCAACACTACATCATGAGTCAGATGGGGAGCACTCAGATCACGAGCCGGAGAACGGGAACAACAGCAATGCTCCGCCatccaagaagaaaaagggtcAACGGTTTTATTGCACCGACTTTCCCCCTTGTAACCTGAGTTTCACCCGGAGTGAGCACTTAGCTCGCCACATTCGCAAACATACCGGAGAGCGACCATTTCAATGCCACTGTTCTAGGCGATTTTCTCGTCTTGATAACCTGCGCCAACATGCTCAGACGGTTCATGTCAACGAAGAGATCCCAGGCGACTCTCTCGCTGCCATGGGTACGCGATTTCAACGACAAATTCGCACAGACCGGGTTCGTCCGCAGGGCCGTGCTCGAGCGGGCACCGGCCCAAGTTCAACAGGTCATAGTCGTGGTCACAGTCGGAACTTGTCCACGTCCAGTATCGGGTCCACTGCATCTACTTTCAGCCAGCCTCCGGAGATCCGCCGGCGACCGACCTCGTTGATCATGCCCCACGACAATAACGCTCGCACGCGACTGGCCTTGGATGGCATGGTCGAACCTCCTAGTACACCCCCAGCTCAGATCAGAGGAAGCATTCCTGGTCCATCGGTGGGAGGGTCGCCATACACCCCGTCACGTATGTTCACTGGTGCTCCGGAACATCTCGCGTCCCCCATGTCCACAGCCTCCCAGGCCTCTGGCTTCTGGGACGGAAAGACTGCCGCCCGGCGTCTTTCGGTTCCCGCAGGGATTAATCCATTCGTACAGCAGCAGCCCGTTCACGCGTACCCGCCGGGTTATGTCGGTACGCCTAACCAAACCACTTATGCCGGTCCGGGAGGCGTGTATGCCAGTCCGGTGAGTTCCAATTATTCGCGTGACGAGGCGGAAGCGGATTTGCGTAGAAGAACTTGGCACCCGTCTACTTACTCCGCATACCAGCGCCCCGCAACGAGTGGCTTAAGCAGTTATCAAACTCCCGACGGggctcagcagcagcaaccttCATTCAGTAGTGCGAATAAACAGGCGGAGCAGCATCCGCCTCGACTGCCTGGAATTGAGAGCTTTGACAAGGTCATTTCGCAACAACGACCGCTCACGCCTCCGGGTCGTCGACCGAGTCCCATGCAGCTTGACAGCGGTAACCAGCAGCGACCCGCGCCCAGTTATGGGTTCGGAGGGGGGTTCAACTACAATGCTCCGGCAGTGCGGCCTCCGCCCCCGGTTTCGGGTCCGGGCCATCGACGAGGCCATGTCTCGTGGGATCTGTCATTGCATGCCAACTTAACTGGACTGAACATCCGGGACAAGCCATTCCAGCGCGATGCAGCCCAATGGGGCCAGCAGACCATTGCGGAGATCCAGAATGTCGCGTCGCGACCATCTACATCCTACCAGCCGTCCGAACACCGAGGAAATCCCGGACCGGGCCATGGCTGGCACAGTAGCACGGCCTCGGGTTCCTCGCAGGCTACGCGGACATCTCCTGAAGACTCGAGCAGTAGCGAGGGAGTGCACACACCCTCGACGGCATCTCTTGAATACCACCCCGCCATCGTACACCACAATGGGTCTATCGAACCCCATGCTCCTCATCACCATAGCGCTCTAGCGTCCGAGACGTCTCAATCA GGTTACGCTCCATTTTCGTCTCAACCCAACGAGGGTGATCATGTGAATAGTAAACACGAATCTCGATCCGATCTTTTCAATACGACCCGGGACTCTGGAATGGGCAGACTTGAAGCTTTGGTCGCTGTAGCCACAAGCGAAGACAAAGGAGCTGCCAAATTGTTTCTGTGA